A genomic region of Sarcophilus harrisii chromosome 6, mSarHar1.11, whole genome shotgun sequence contains the following coding sequences:
- the LOC105751000 gene encoding myeloid-associated differentiation marker-like has translation MPRPTLVPRALVSLVGLLRLLQVLLSCTTFSLAASGHHPEAPFGVWCLCSWGLCSLLSLAVLGLELLGLGPQLPLSWEDFTATVALLGTLLTFTASIMYPSVFVPKGLEGWRYQATATATALSCLCFVTYAAEVGLSRARPGQLRGFLSTTPGLLKVLEAFVASVILALVDVGQMYANSAGLQWCMAVFCVCFVVSVLIIGLSVGQLLDAPPWPADRTLLALTGLATLLYLSAAVTWPVFAFRPAPPEHQFGPAVGATVLTWVNLGAYAADLVVSSRMVFFAGSP, from the coding sequence ATGCCGCGGCCCACGCTGGTGCCCCGGGCCCTCGTCTCCCTGGTGGGGCTGCTCCGGCTGCTGCAGGTGCTCCTGAGCTGCACCACCTTCAGCCTGGCAGCCTCGGGCCACCACCCGGAGGCCCCCTTCGGCGTGTGGTGTCTGTGCTCCTGGGGCCTCTGCAGCTTGTTGTCTCTGGCCGTCCTGGGGCTGGAGCTCCTGGGCCTGGGCCCCCAACTGCCCCTGTCCTGGGAGGACTTCACGGCCACCGTGGCCCTGCTGGGCACCTTGCTGACCTTCACCGCCTCCATCATGTATCCCAGTGTCTTTGTGCCGAAAGGACTCGAGGGCTGGCGCTACCAGGCCACGGCCACGGCCACGGCCCTGTCCTGCCTGTGCTTTGTGACCTACGCGGCGGAGGTGGGGCTGAGCAGGGCCAGGCCGGGCCAGCTCCGGGGCTTCCTATCCACCACGCCCGGCTTGCTGAAGGTGCTGGAGGCCTTCGTGGCCAGCGTGATCCTGGCCCTGGTGGACGTGGGCCAGATGTATGCCAACAGCGCGGGGCTGCAGTGGTGCATGGCCGTGTTCTGCGTCTGCTTTGTGGTCTCGGTGCTCATCATCGGGCTCAGCGTGGGGCAGCTGCTGGACGCCCCACCCTGGCCCGCGGACCGCACCCTGCTGGCCCTGACCGGCCTGGCGACGCTCCTCTACCTCTCGGCCGCCGTCACGTGGCCTGTCTTCGCGTTCAGACCCGCCCCCCCAGAGCACCAGTTCGGCCCCGCAGTGGGAGCCACCGTACTCACCTGGGTCAACCTCGGGGCCTACGCTGCGGACCTGGTCGTCTCTAGCCGCATGGTGTTCTTCGCGGGGTCCCCATAG